The following are encoded in a window of Geobacter metallireducens GS-15 genomic DNA:
- a CDS encoding proton-conducting transporter membrane subunit — MARRSAWGQRIAAILVIAASCLGEVAVISLLSGIPASSYQIDWPLPFGPALFSADHLSTIFLFPLFLVTGAVALYSVAYWPAREKASAGRLTFFLGLFAAAMIIVVMARNGVLFLMAWEVMALSAYFLLTTEQQSSDVQRVGTVYLLATHTGTMALFVMFSLLRGTVGTFAFPATHALSLTVPVATTVIITALIGFGGKAGLMPLHFWLPGAHANAPSHVSAMMSGLMLKMGVYGILRTLSFFDQLPVWLGWLILLLGAWSAINGIALAAGQRDLKRLLACSSIENIGIVFIGIGLALVGLNQHAPYLVVCGLAGAFIHIVNHGLFKSLLFLGSGVLIHGTGTREIDRMGGLARRMPVTSPLFLVGSLAICGLPPLNGFVGEFFLYIGAITDGIVAPLPLAALVAPVLALVGGLAVLTFVKLFGIVFLGSPRSVESAHGHEASAVMTGPMMLLAGGCLVAGMAPVLLVRLVTPVVGFYAGLTPQDSAQVMGQIPLVALTCANVLLLVVILAVGAAYRRRLRTSPRSQGSTWGCGYLEPTPRMQYTGTSFSEMAVSLLGSIVAPNRRRPTLDTPIPPADARFSYETTETVLDRILIPVFRVVGTAFSYLRKVQHGQLHIYVLYIFATLCVLMIWKH, encoded by the coding sequence TTGGCGCGCCGCTCTGCCTGGGGGCAACGGATCGCGGCCATACTTGTAATCGCTGCGTCGTGCCTTGGCGAGGTGGCTGTCATCTCGCTCCTGTCCGGCATTCCCGCTTCATCATACCAGATTGACTGGCCCCTTCCTTTTGGACCGGCGCTCTTTTCCGCCGATCATCTTTCCACAATATTCCTCTTTCCGCTCTTCCTGGTTACCGGTGCTGTCGCTCTGTATTCCGTGGCCTACTGGCCGGCCAGGGAAAAGGCGAGCGCCGGAAGGCTCACCTTCTTTCTCGGACTCTTTGCCGCCGCGATGATCATCGTGGTCATGGCCCGTAACGGGGTGCTGTTTCTCATGGCCTGGGAGGTCATGGCGCTCTCTGCCTATTTCCTGCTGACCACCGAGCAGCAGAGCTCCGATGTTCAGCGAGTCGGAACGGTCTACCTTCTTGCCACCCACACCGGCACCATGGCGCTGTTTGTCATGTTTTCCCTGCTGCGCGGGACTGTCGGCACGTTCGCGTTTCCAGCCACGCATGCCCTTTCCTTGACCGTGCCTGTTGCGACAACGGTCATCATAACCGCCCTGATCGGGTTTGGCGGCAAGGCGGGCCTCATGCCCCTGCATTTCTGGCTTCCCGGCGCCCATGCCAATGCCCCCAGTCACGTTTCGGCGATGATGTCGGGGTTGATGCTCAAGATGGGTGTGTACGGCATCCTGCGGACCTTGTCGTTTTTCGATCAGCTGCCGGTATGGCTCGGCTGGCTCATACTCCTGCTCGGTGCCTGGTCCGCCATTAACGGGATTGCCCTGGCAGCAGGACAGCGCGACCTGAAACGCCTGCTGGCCTGCAGCAGTATCGAGAATATCGGCATTGTCTTTATCGGCATCGGCCTGGCTCTGGTCGGCCTGAACCAGCACGCGCCATATCTGGTGGTGTGCGGCCTTGCGGGCGCCTTTATCCATATCGTCAACCATGGCCTGTTCAAGTCGCTCCTCTTCTTGGGAAGCGGGGTGCTGATACATGGCACCGGAACCCGGGAGATCGACCGGATGGGGGGGCTTGCCCGGCGCATGCCGGTAACATCGCCGCTCTTTCTGGTCGGGTCGCTCGCCATATGCGGTTTGCCGCCGCTCAATGGATTTGTCGGCGAATTTTTTCTCTATATCGGTGCCATCACCGATGGCATCGTCGCTCCGTTGCCGCTGGCGGCCCTGGTTGCGCCTGTCCTGGCGCTGGTTGGCGGGCTGGCGGTCCTGACCTTCGTCAAGCTTTTCGGGATCGTCTTTCTCGGCTCTCCCCGCTCGGTCGAATCTGCCCATGGCCATGAAGCATCGGCGGTGATGACCGGACCAATGATGTTGCTGGCCGGCGGATGCCTGGTTGCAGGTATGGCACCGGTGCTGCTGGTGCGGCTGGTTACCCCGGTTGTCGGCTTCTATGCCGGGCTCACCCCCCAGGATAGTGCCCAGGTTATGGGGCAGATCCCCCTTGTGGCGCTCACCTGCGCCAACGTGCTCCTTCTTGTGGTCATTCTGGCTGTCGGCGCGGCATACCGCCGGCGGCTGCGTACATCTCCCCGTTCCCAGGGAAGCACGTGGGGGTGCGGCTATCTCGAGCCTACACCCCGGATGCAATATACCGGCACATCGTTCAGCGAGATGGCGGTAAGCCTGCTGGGGAGTATCGTTGCCCCCAACCGTCGCAGGCCCACGCTTGATACGCCCATTCCTCCCGCCGACGCCCGTTTCAGCTATGAGACAACCGAAACCGTGCTGGACCGGATTCTGATTCCCGTCTTCCGGGTCGTCGGCACGGCATTTTCCTATCTCAGGAAAGTGCAGCACGGCCAGCTTCATATTTACGTGTTGTATATATTCGCCACGCTCTGCGTCCTGATGATCTGGAAGCACTGA
- a CDS encoding type II toxin-antitoxin system PemK/MazF family toxin has translation MFKRGGIYAVNLPHGDRREPEACPCLVVSNNISNEYSPVVTIIPLSFTHLEKIYDFETFLPAAGSGLEKDAKISSHILITIDKANVVGERLGFINKALMCQVNKALCLQLGIEEPPGHLKG, from the coding sequence ATGTTTAAGCGCGGCGGGATCTATGCTGTCAATCTGCCCCATGGGGACAGGCGCGAACCGGAGGCCTGCCCCTGCCTTGTGGTAAGCAACAACATCAGCAACGAGTACTCTCCAGTCGTAACAATCATTCCGTTGAGTTTTACCCACCTGGAAAAGATTTATGACTTCGAGACGTTCCTGCCGGCGGCCGGGAGTGGGTTGGAAAAGGACGCCAAGATCAGTTCCCACATCCTGATCACCATCGACAAGGCAAACGTGGTTGGTGAGCGTCTCGGCTTCATCAACAAAGCCCTCATGTGTCAGGTGAATAAGGCGCTCTGTTTACAGCTCGGCATCGAGGAGCCGCCGGGACACCTCAAAGGATAA
- a CDS encoding PTS sugar transporter subunit IIA: MLLEPSEAAQALNVDEKTIVRWIRKDNLPAESMHGDYRINPVDLLEWATERGIKVNPALYKMHDADTRPLPTLCQALQAGGIHCGFPGNDKETVLRNVVAALELPPQIDPEFILQVLLAREAMGTTAVGDGIAIPHVRNPILVQLPVPKISLSFLAQPVDFGALDGKPVQILFTIISPTIRMHLHLLSRLAYCLRDQRLRDILGKQCNARAIMDVILEIEKDIGSAPL, encoded by the coding sequence ATGCTGCTTGAACCATCCGAAGCCGCCCAGGCCCTGAATGTCGATGAAAAAACCATAGTCCGCTGGATCAGGAAGGACAACCTGCCCGCTGAATCCATGCACGGCGATTACCGGATCAATCCGGTGGACTTGCTGGAATGGGCAACGGAACGGGGCATCAAGGTCAATCCGGCCCTCTACAAGATGCACGATGCGGATACCCGTCCGCTGCCGACCCTGTGTCAGGCGCTCCAGGCCGGCGGCATCCATTGCGGCTTCCCGGGCAATGACAAGGAAACCGTATTGCGCAACGTTGTTGCCGCTCTGGAGTTGCCGCCCCAGATCGATCCCGAGTTCATACTGCAGGTGCTGCTGGCCCGGGAGGCCATGGGCACCACGGCGGTTGGTGACGGCATCGCCATCCCCCATGTGCGCAACCCCATCCTGGTGCAGCTGCCGGTCCCGAAGATTTCCCTGAGCTTTCTCGCACAGCCGGTTGATTTCGGCGCCCTGGACGGCAAGCCGGTGCAGATACTGTTCACCATCATCTCGCCGACCATCAGGATGCATCTGCACCTGCTCTCGAGGCTGGCCTATTGCCTGCGGGACCAACGCCTGCGCGACATCCTCGGTAAGCAATGCAACGCCAGGGCGATCATGGACGTAATCCTCGAGATCGAGAAAGACATCGGAAGCGCTCCCCTATGA
- the rnk gene encoding nucleoside diphosphate kinase regulator, with the protein MKRSAEERAIYITEFDQSRLEELLDQVNTEDSRDSKHLRELEDELLRAEVVEPQDIPADVITMNSRVCLKDLDSGEELHYTLVFPGDARLEDNRISILAPVGTALLGYRVGDTITWKVPGGTRRLKVKKILYQPEAAGDFHL; encoded by the coding sequence ATGAAAAGATCAGCGGAAGAACGAGCCATCTACATCACTGAATTTGACCAGAGCCGCCTCGAAGAGTTGCTGGACCAGGTCAACACGGAAGATTCCCGAGACAGCAAGCACCTCAGGGAACTGGAGGACGAGTTGCTGCGCGCCGAAGTCGTTGAACCACAGGACATCCCTGCCGACGTAATAACCATGAACTCCCGGGTGTGCCTGAAGGATCTGGACAGCGGCGAGGAGTTGCACTATACCCTCGTCTTTCCCGGCGACGCGCGCCTGGAGGATAACCGCATCTCCATCCTGGCGCCGGTGGGGACGGCGTTGCTCGGCTACCGCGTGGGGGACACCATTACCTGGAAGGTGCCGGGCGGAACGCGCCGGCTGAAGGTGAAAAAAATCCTCTACCAGCCGGAAGCGGCGGGGGATTTCCATTTATAG
- the lpxC gene encoding UDP-3-O-acyl-N-acetylglucosamine deacetylase, whose product MIKRQTTINRIFKLSGIGLHTGRTVTLEFLPRREFGIAFVFGGSLIPARYDMVADTRLSTQIAAEGASVATIEHLMAAFYYSGITNCLVYIDGPEVPIMDGSAWEFYHEMWRAGVYEFPEAGVYLKVLRPVEATLKDAWVRVKPLNTLDITMTIEFRPPVGKQRKRVMDVENAVSIINSRTFVLHEEIEAIRKAGLAKGGSLDNAVVIGGESIVNPHGLRYKQELVNHKILDLIGDLYTCGYRMLGKVEAHKTGHHLNNLLLREIFSDPENYAIY is encoded by the coding sequence ATGATCAAACGACAGACGACCATCAATAGAATCTTCAAGCTGAGCGGCATAGGCCTCCACACGGGGCGGACCGTGACCCTCGAATTTCTTCCCCGGCGGGAGTTCGGGATAGCCTTTGTCTTCGGCGGCAGCCTTATCCCGGCCCGCTACGACATGGTGGCGGACACGCGGCTCTCTACCCAGATTGCCGCCGAGGGGGCGTCGGTGGCCACCATCGAGCACCTGATGGCCGCCTTCTATTACTCGGGCATCACCAACTGTCTCGTCTACATCGACGGTCCCGAGGTGCCGATCATGGACGGCTCGGCCTGGGAGTTCTACCATGAGATGTGGCGGGCCGGGGTCTACGAGTTTCCCGAGGCAGGGGTCTACCTGAAGGTCCTCCGTCCCGTGGAAGCCACCCTCAAGGATGCCTGGGTGCGGGTGAAGCCCCTCAACACCCTCGACATCACCATGACCATCGAGTTCCGCCCCCCGGTGGGGAAGCAGCGCAAGCGGGTCATGGACGTGGAGAATGCCGTTTCCATCATCAATTCCCGCACCTTTGTCCTCCACGAGGAGATCGAGGCGATCCGCAAGGCGGGGCTGGCCAAGGGGGGATCCCTGGACAACGCCGTGGTGATCGGCGGCGAGAGCATCGTCAATCCCCATGGCCTGCGCTACAAGCAGGAGCTCGTGAACCACAAGATCCTGGACCTTATCGGAGACCTCTACACCTGCGGCTACCGGATGCTCGGCAAGGTCGAGGCGCACAAGACCGGCCACCACCTGAACAACCTGCTGTTGCGGGAGATTTTTTCCGACCCCGAGAACTACGCCATCTATTGA
- a CDS encoding DNRLRE domain-containing protein, with protein sequence MKSILCLLAAGLFTALSFASAEAISITADKDAYVQSGTSANTNFGSALVDQVKRQDNSIYTRKSYFGFDLSGLGPYPIASATLDFNFVDSGAGTTLAGTTYQFEVFGLINELFDSWSESTITWNNAPANRTNNGLSNMMVASLGTFSLTGKGLGLHSFTSPELIDFLNSDTNDMATFIIRRNTNQPSNSQNYVHAFASSENTSIAGPTLNVTPVPEPSTLLCVGAGLIGLGLLKRRRG encoded by the coding sequence ATGAAATCCATTTTATGCCTTCTGGCTGCCGGCCTGTTCACCGCCCTTTCATTTGCGTCCGCCGAGGCAATCTCTATCACTGCTGACAAGGATGCCTACGTTCAGAGCGGAACCTCGGCCAATACTAATTTTGGGAGTGCCCTTGTCGATCAGGTTAAACGTCAGGATAACTCCATTTATACCCGTAAAAGCTACTTCGGGTTTGATCTCAGCGGGCTGGGGCCGTATCCCATTGCATCGGCGACTCTCGATTTCAATTTTGTCGATAGTGGGGCGGGCACTACTCTCGCAGGCACAACGTACCAATTCGAAGTCTTCGGCCTGATCAATGAACTGTTTGACTCCTGGTCGGAATCCACCATAACCTGGAACAATGCCCCCGCGAATCGGACCAACAACGGTCTGAGCAACATGATGGTTGCCTCTCTCGGGACATTCAGCCTCACGGGCAAAGGGCTTGGCCTCCACTCCTTCACGAGCCCGGAGCTGATCGACTTCCTGAACAGCGACACAAACGATATGGCCACGTTCATCATCCGCAGGAATACCAATCAACCGAGTAATTCACAAAATTACGTTCACGCGTTCGCGTCCAGTGAAAACACATCCATAGCAGGCCCGACACTCAATGTCACGCCGGTCCCTGAGCCATCCACGCTTCTGTGCGTTGGTGCTGGCCTCATTGGCCTTGGACTCCTGAAGAGGCGTAGAGGCTAA
- a CDS encoding YkgJ family cysteine cluster protein, translating into MSEAGSTVPFDFSSYGGEIDDLATRGLADAAGAEGIRTAMARVTGRAEEVQASRLSANEQNLIACGPGCADCCRVNVTVLLPEAIAIAAYLEEIGKGDETNAITMRVADTAARVRWMEDDERIRAGVACPFLDGRGWCAIYPVRPLTCRALSSTDPEQCRRALAAHCSDEEETIVVNIFQKFLMEGTFQSLARAMERAGLDTTGRELCRSVTRCLLDPRLADDFLAGKRIKFPES; encoded by the coding sequence ATGTCCGAAGCCGGCAGCACGGTACCATTTGATTTTTCGTCGTATGGCGGGGAAATTGACGACCTCGCGACACGGGGCTTGGCCGACGCTGCGGGTGCGGAGGGTATCCGGACCGCCATGGCCCGGGTGACCGGACGGGCAGAGGAGGTGCAGGCCTCCCGGCTGTCCGCAAACGAGCAGAACCTCATTGCCTGCGGACCGGGCTGCGCCGACTGCTGCAGGGTGAATGTGACGGTGCTCCTCCCCGAGGCCATCGCCATTGCGGCTTACCTTGAAGAGATTGGCAAGGGTGATGAGACCAACGCCATAACGATGCGGGTCGCCGACACGGCCGCCCGGGTGCGCTGGATGGAAGACGACGAGCGGATTCGGGCCGGCGTGGCCTGTCCCTTCCTCGACGGGCGTGGATGGTGCGCCATATACCCGGTGCGTCCCCTCACCTGTCGGGCACTTTCATCCACCGATCCGGAACAGTGCCGCCGCGCCCTCGCAGCCCACTGCTCCGACGAGGAGGAAACGATTGTGGTCAACATCTTCCAGAAGTTTCTGATGGAAGGAACCTTCCAGTCCCTCGCAAGGGCGATGGAACGGGCCGGCCTCGACACCACCGGCCGCGAACTCTGCCGGTCGGTGACCAGATGCCTCTTGGATCCGCGCCTTGCGGACGATTTTCTTGCCGGGAAACGCATCAAATTCCCTGAATCGTAG
- a CDS encoding DUF3106 domain-containing protein, with amino-acid sequence MRKRIGVVAAAGLLMAALLGEAAAAPWERLTPDERQVLKPFEGRWESLPPERQERLRRGAERWRTMTPEEREQARERSRKWRELPREERERIRKRFDEFSKLPPAEQERIRQRYRWFRELPPEERAALREKWRGLSREERRELRDRYRAMTPEQRKDYLKQP; translated from the coding sequence ATGAGGAAGAGGATAGGAGTGGTTGCCGCCGCGGGTCTGCTGATGGCGGCCCTTCTGGGAGAGGCCGCGGCCGCCCCCTGGGAGCGGCTCACCCCGGATGAGCGGCAGGTCCTGAAACCTTTTGAGGGGCGATGGGAGTCGCTTCCTCCGGAGCGGCAGGAGAGGCTTCGCCGGGGTGCCGAACGGTGGCGGACCATGACGCCGGAGGAGCGGGAGCAGGCCCGGGAACGGTCCCGAAAGTGGCGTGAGTTGCCACGGGAGGAAAGGGAACGGATCAGAAAACGGTTCGACGAGTTCAGTAAGCTCCCCCCCGCCGAACAGGAGCGGATCCGGCAGAGATACCGCTGGTTCAGGGAGCTGCCTCCCGAGGAGCGGGCGGCACTGCGCGAGAAGTGGCGGGGCCTGAGCCGCGAAGAGCGCCGTGAACTCCGGGACCGCTACCGGGCCATGACCCCGGAACAGAGAAAGGATTATCTGAAACAACCATAG
- a CDS encoding RNA polymerase sigma factor, whose protein sequence is MRIKEERLDSTEILNRFLAGIERRAFRMARLATSDDDEALDLVHDAMLAFVNRYAGKPEGEWAPLFHRTLQNRIVDWHRRTGVRNRFRAWFLGGESEEESDPLENVADLSSPDPLASLQRHDLGEAIESAVRRLPLRQRQAFLLRAWEGLDTAQTAFAMGCSEGSVKTHYSRAVHTLRDYLEEYAP, encoded by the coding sequence ATGAGAATCAAGGAGGAGCGGCTGGACTCCACTGAGATATTAAACCGATTTCTGGCGGGGATTGAGCGACGGGCCTTCCGCATGGCTCGACTTGCCACATCGGACGATGACGAGGCCCTCGACTTGGTGCATGATGCCATGCTTGCCTTCGTGAACCGCTATGCCGGCAAGCCCGAGGGGGAGTGGGCGCCGCTGTTCCACCGGACCCTCCAGAACCGCATCGTTGACTGGCACCGCCGCACGGGGGTCAGGAACCGTTTCCGTGCATGGTTTTTGGGGGGAGAGAGCGAGGAGGAGAGTGATCCCCTGGAAAACGTGGCTGATCTCTCCTCTCCCGATCCTTTGGCGAGCCTCCAGCGGCACGATTTGGGCGAAGCCATCGAGTCGGCGGTCCGCCGGCTTCCTCTCCGGCAGCGGCAGGCCTTCCTTCTGCGGGCCTGGGAAGGGCTTGACACGGCCCAGACGGCCTTTGCCATGGGATGTTCGGAGGGAAGCGTGAAGACCCATTATTCGCGCGCGGTCCATACGTTGCGCGACTATCTTGAGGAGTACGCACCATGA
- a CDS encoding class II SORL domain-containing protein, with product MNRRTFLKTAALGAVAAGITREAAAAAEKYFPVKADQSLFATINRAKDPAKKTPLEQKHAPVIKAPHAVKAGEPFTVEVTVGEQVHPMGPTHWIEYIELNVGNEPAGRIAMQPRGFLHPKVTFTVVIPKEAAPAGKITLVAHQRCNLHGYWEGSLDVAVTG from the coding sequence ATGAACAGGAGAACTTTCTTGAAGACGGCGGCCCTTGGGGCCGTGGCTGCCGGCATTACCCGCGAGGCCGCAGCTGCCGCGGAAAAGTACTTTCCCGTCAAGGCCGACCAGAGCCTCTTCGCCACCATCAACCGTGCCAAGGACCCGGCAAAGAAAACTCCCTTGGAGCAGAAGCACGCACCGGTCATCAAGGCGCCGCACGCGGTGAAAGCAGGTGAACCGTTCACCGTGGAGGTTACGGTGGGTGAGCAGGTCCACCCCATGGGACCGACCCACTGGATCGAGTATATCGAGTTGAATGTGGGAAACGAGCCCGCCGGACGGATCGCGATGCAACCCCGCGGCTTCCTGCATCCGAAGGTGACCTTCACTGTTGTTATCCCGAAGGAGGCGGCACCCGCCGGCAAGATCACCCTCGTGGCCCATCAGCGCTGCAACCTCCACGGCTACTGGGAAGGAAGCCTCGATGTGGCCGTGACCGGCTGA
- a CDS encoding GAF domain-containing protein yields MQTDGNFFVKLVGMSTFLEQQENLDESLNDFAAMAANIVNVENCSIMLFREGDKPGDFRLRVFAKTGHLPENAFREAVKVNDGIAGRVAATGQALLVEDITRSPYLPLARTPEGTSKCFISVPVLIGTKVVGVINLTNPRDGRCFTDDDLALTTFVALLVGKSIQVVQLQNVLRSRFAQMAISRETKSLVASKVTEFYQDPARLARIAAKTFYREMTRAGLGAEHILNAATEIVGLLGDNLKKHKKRLTDTQATAPQEQIIGV; encoded by the coding sequence ATGCAGACCGATGGCAATTTTTTTGTGAAACTTGTGGGGATGTCCACGTTCCTGGAACAGCAGGAGAACCTCGACGAGAGCCTCAACGATTTCGCCGCCATGGCCGCGAATATCGTCAACGTGGAGAACTGCTCCATCATGCTCTTCCGGGAGGGGGACAAGCCGGGGGACTTCCGCCTGCGGGTCTTCGCCAAGACCGGCCATCTCCCTGAAAATGCCTTCCGCGAGGCGGTGAAGGTGAACGACGGCATCGCCGGTCGGGTGGCGGCCACGGGACAGGCCCTCCTCGTGGAGGACATCACCCGCTCCCCCTACCTCCCCCTTGCCCGGACGCCGGAGGGGACCAGCAAGTGCTTCATTTCGGTGCCGGTCCTGATCGGCACCAAGGTTGTAGGTGTCATCAACCTGACCAACCCGCGGGATGGCCGCTGCTTCACCGACGATGACCTGGCCCTTACCACCTTCGTGGCGCTCCTGGTGGGAAAATCGATCCAGGTGGTCCAGCTCCAGAACGTGCTCCGTTCGCGCTTCGCCCAGATGGCCATCTCCCGGGAGACCAAGAGCCTCGTGGCAAGCAAGGTGACCGAGTTTTACCAGGACCCGGCGCGGCTCGCGCGGATCGCGGCCAAGACTTTCTATCGGGAGATGACCCGGGCCGGCCTCGGCGCGGAGCACATCCTCAATGCAGCCACGGAGATCGTGGGGCTGCTGGGCGACAACCTGAAGAAGCACAAGAAGCGTTTGACGGATACGCAGGCTACGGCCCCCCAGGAGCAGATCATTGGAGTGTAG
- a CDS encoding ribonuclease domain-containing protein has product MNTPHSVETKELPPPRRHHRKIPVLAILMIMALPAAGFGDRPAYADSCADVVHQVNRQLRPTIDEGELAAMLQSLNGSNNRNLPPKFVTKAQAKKMGWRPGRDLWASTRLKGKSIGGDRFANREGRLPAGGKKWHEADLDYQGGHRGAKRLIYSNDGLRMVTVDHYRTFTEVPPCQ; this is encoded by the coding sequence ATGAACACCCCCCATTCCGTCGAAACAAAGGAACTGCCCCCACCCCGACGGCATCACCGGAAGATCCCCGTCCTCGCAATCCTGATGATCATGGCACTCCCCGCAGCCGGCTTCGGCGACAGACCGGCATACGCCGACAGCTGCGCCGACGTCGTCCACCAGGTGAACCGGCAGCTCAGACCCACGATCGACGAAGGGGAACTGGCCGCCATGCTCCAGAGCCTCAACGGAAGCAACAACAGGAACCTTCCCCCGAAATTCGTGACCAAGGCCCAGGCGAAAAAGATGGGATGGAGACCGGGAAGAGACCTCTGGGCCTCCACTAGGCTCAAAGGGAAGAGCATTGGGGGCGACCGGTTTGCCAACAGGGAGGGGCGGCTGCCGGCCGGCGGCAAGAAATGGCATGAGGCTGACCTGGACTACCAGGGGGGGCACCGGGGGGCGAAGCGCCTGATTTACTCAAATGACGGCCTGAGGATGGTGACGGTTGACCATTATCGCACCTTCACGGAGGTCCCCCCATGCCAGTAA
- a CDS encoding barstar family protein, which translates to MPVKRVKHCTISGRAVHSLDELYDEIARQLPLPDYFGRNLDALWDVLSTDIEGPVELIWEDSEHSKRSMGKDYERVVALLKDLTEEREDFRIVFR; encoded by the coding sequence ATGCCAGTAAAGCGAGTGAAGCACTGCACCATTTCTGGCCGGGCTGTCCACTCCCTTGACGAGCTGTACGACGAGATCGCCCGCCAGCTTCCCCTTCCCGATTACTTCGGCCGCAACCTCGATGCCCTCTGGGACGTCCTCTCCACGGACATCGAGGGGCCGGTGGAGCTCATCTGGGAGGATAGCGAACACTCGAAGCGCTCGATGGGAAAGGACTACGAACGGGTCGTTGCCCTTCTCAAGGACCTGACGGAGGAGCGGGAGGATTTCCGGATCGTGTTCCGGTAA
- the pgl gene encoding 6-phosphogluconolactonase, with protein MIRVYLDREALSMAAAELFATAAHSAMRDTGRFAVALAGGDTPRRTYEILAHEPFRKRVPWEKTHVFWGDERCVPAADPRNNARMASRALLDHVLVPDGQVHPMVCGRAPQDAAKEYEALLRSWFPGELPRFDLILLGLGENGHTASLFPETPVLDERRRWVADVSPANDGMHRLTLTVPVINQASRVVFLVSGANKAPILREVLEGSPDPHRIPACLIRPAGQLVWLVDRDAARLLRNAT; from the coding sequence ATGATCAGGGTCTACCTCGACCGGGAAGCCTTGAGCATGGCTGCCGCCGAACTCTTTGCAACCGCGGCGCACTCTGCCATGCGGGACACGGGGAGGTTTGCCGTTGCCCTTGCCGGAGGAGACACACCACGCCGTACCTACGAAATTCTTGCCCATGAGCCATTCCGGAAGCGGGTGCCATGGGAGAAAACCCATGTTTTTTGGGGTGACGAACGCTGCGTGCCTGCCGCTGATCCCCGCAACAATGCCCGAATGGCGAGTCGGGCGCTCCTCGACCATGTCCTGGTCCCGGATGGGCAGGTCCATCCCATGGTCTGCGGCCGGGCCCCGCAAGATGCCGCAAAGGAGTATGAAGCGCTCCTCCGCAGCTGGTTTCCCGGCGAGTTGCCTCGCTTCGACCTGATCCTGCTGGGGCTGGGGGAGAACGGGCACACCGCTTCCCTCTTTCCGGAAACACCTGTCCTGGATGAACGGCGGCGCTGGGTGGCGGATGTCTCCCCGGCCAATGACGGGATGCACCGACTCACCCTGACGGTTCCCGTCATCAACCAGGCATCCCGGGTTGTTTTCCTGGTGTCGGGAGCCAACAAGGCGCCGATCCTGCGGGAGGTGCTGGAAGGCTCCCCGGACCCGCATCGCATTCCTGCCTGTCTGATCAGGCCGGCAGGTCAGTTGGTATGGCTGGTGGACCGTGATGCTGCCCGCCTGCTTCGAAATGCCACGTGA